In Streptomyces longhuiensis, the following proteins share a genomic window:
- the cbiE gene encoding precorrin-6y C5,15-methyltransferase (decarboxylating) subunit CbiE: protein MADRVTVIGWDGSPLTAAARSALGAATLVAGAGHHLALPEVPGRAERIRLGSVSLAARRIAAHRGTAVVLADGDPGFFGVVRTLRAPEFGLEVEVVPAVSSVAQAFARAGMPWDDAQVVVAHRRTLRRAVNVCRAHPKVAVLTSPGAGPAELGLLLDGVHRTFVICEELGTDREQVTVVTSDKAADHTWRDPNVVIVIGGPTAPSDDSAWLAGGAPSATPRGWALPGAEYGGRLGEGETEPLRAAQLARTGPRVGDLVWDIGCGSGAFTAEAARFGAAVIAVDRDPDACARTLATARRFGVQPQIVHGTAPHILEDLPEPDVVRIGGGGVAVVSAVADRRPERIVTHAATRDAAELIGRDLTEHGYRVECSLLQSVELDTRAWTEKERTVGFLLSGELPDRNP from the coding sequence ATGGCCGACCGGGTCACGGTGATCGGCTGGGACGGCTCGCCCCTGACCGCGGCCGCACGCTCCGCCCTCGGTGCCGCCACCCTCGTGGCGGGCGCCGGCCACCACCTCGCGCTTCCCGAGGTACCGGGCCGCGCCGAGCGGATCAGGCTCGGCAGCGTCTCGCTCGCCGCCCGCCGCATCGCCGCCCACCGCGGCACCGCCGTCGTCCTCGCCGACGGCGACCCCGGCTTCTTCGGAGTCGTACGCACCCTGCGCGCGCCCGAGTTCGGCCTCGAGGTCGAAGTGGTCCCCGCCGTCTCCTCGGTGGCCCAGGCCTTCGCCCGTGCCGGCATGCCGTGGGACGACGCCCAGGTCGTCGTCGCCCACCGCCGCACCCTGCGCCGCGCCGTCAACGTCTGCCGCGCCCACCCCAAGGTCGCCGTCCTCACCTCGCCCGGAGCGGGCCCCGCCGAACTCGGACTGCTCCTCGATGGTGTCCACCGCACCTTCGTCATCTGCGAGGAACTCGGCACCGACCGCGAGCAGGTCACCGTCGTGACCAGCGACAAGGCCGCCGACCACACCTGGCGCGACCCGAACGTCGTCATCGTCATCGGCGGCCCGACCGCCCCGTCCGACGACAGCGCCTGGCTCGCCGGAGGCGCCCCCTCGGCCACCCCGCGCGGCTGGGCACTGCCCGGCGCCGAGTACGGAGGCCGCCTCGGCGAGGGCGAGACCGAGCCCTTGCGCGCCGCCCAACTCGCCCGCACCGGACCGCGTGTGGGCGACCTCGTCTGGGACATCGGCTGCGGCAGCGGAGCCTTCACCGCGGAGGCCGCCCGCTTCGGCGCCGCGGTCATCGCCGTCGACCGCGACCCCGACGCCTGCGCCCGCACCCTCGCCACCGCACGCCGTTTCGGAGTGCAGCCGCAGATCGTGCACGGCACGGCGCCCCACATCCTCGAAGACCTGCCCGAACCCGATGTCGTACGCATCGGGGGCGGGGGAGTGGCCGTCGTCTCCGCCGTCGCCGACCGGCGTCCCGAACGCATCGTGACGCACGCCGCGACACGCGATGCCGCCGAACTCATCGGCAGGGACCTGACGGAGCACGGCTATCGGGTCGAGTGTTCGCTCCTCCAGTCCGTCGAGCTGGACACTCGCGCCTGGACCGAGAAGGAGCGGACCGTGGGGTTCCTGCTCTCCGGGGAGTTGCCCGACCGCAACCCGTGA